In Candidatus Cloacimonadota bacterium, a single window of DNA contains:
- a CDS encoding DUF3987 domain-containing protein has protein sequence TMRRELIELFGKKPSVDLDLDKVPLLLRDYIKLTSKSTDCHPGLLISAWLPHIAVNLGNRVYMLSNSTRIYPNVWSCLLGPSSISRKTTAITYAGYTIKPHEELYEDMPLDVYEAETQLLSNVTYSKMLSMLSLNGTRLFIHHELSAWLAEMNKHFNSGYKQTITELYDGVSKTVSNQTKTERIKKPALSISTATTEAWMYRNIRENSDQLGGFLQRFIYFVVRDINLEDIDLDTKEGEDLEERLAIYEGMFKHFRAIPGSHRIRMSDEAVSLRDEVYKHQYKTWFAKNNDDLMSYFTRIYDGYFYKFCAIFTLVEIWEELGEAIQRGCCERFFDGLRVSEETAAQCLYLCDFYFANTIPFLEIVSEQDKLSGERKLVELLVNKYNGKARHSDLMNMSHMKKREFKECVESLIEREAITVDTHTGPNNKVARMYVLNADIRHSWGQSGQ, from the coding sequence TCACCATGCGTAGAGAACTGATAGAACTCTTCGGGAAGAAGCCCTCCGTGGATCTGGACCTGGACAAAGTCCCGCTGCTGCTGCGTGACTACATCAAACTAACCTCCAAAAGCACCGACTGCCATCCCGGCCTGTTGATCAGCGCCTGGCTGCCTCACATCGCCGTCAACCTCGGCAACCGGGTCTACATGCTCTCCAACTCCACCCGGATCTACCCGAACGTCTGGAGCTGCCTGCTTGGCCCCTCCTCCATTTCCCGGAAAACCACGGCCATCACCTACGCCGGATACACCATCAAACCGCACGAGGAACTCTACGAGGACATGCCGCTGGACGTGTACGAGGCGGAAACGCAGTTGCTCTCGAACGTCACCTACTCCAAAATGCTCTCAATGCTGTCCCTGAACGGCACCCGGCTCTTCATCCACCACGAGCTCTCCGCCTGGCTGGCCGAGATGAACAAGCACTTCAATTCCGGCTACAAACAGACAATCACCGAGCTCTACGACGGCGTTTCGAAGACAGTGAGCAACCAGACCAAGACTGAAAGGATAAAAAAACCCGCCCTGAGCATTTCCACCGCCACCACCGAAGCCTGGATGTACCGCAACATCCGCGAAAACTCCGACCAGCTCGGCGGCTTCCTCCAGCGCTTCATCTACTTCGTGGTGCGTGACATCAACCTCGAGGACATCGACCTCGATACCAAGGAAGGCGAGGACCTGGAGGAACGTTTGGCCATTTACGAAGGCATGTTCAAACACTTCCGCGCCATCCCCGGCTCCCACCGGATCAGAATGTCCGATGAGGCCGTCTCCTTGAGGGATGAGGTGTATAAACATCAGTACAAGACCTGGTTCGCCAAAAACAACGACGACCTTATGAGCTACTTCACCCGCATCTACGACGGCTATTTCTACAAGTTCTGCGCCATCTTCACCCTGGTGGAAATCTGGGAGGAGCTCGGTGAGGCCATCCAGCGCGGCTGCTGCGAACGCTTCTTCGATGGCCTCCGCGTCTCCGAGGAAACCGCCGCCCAATGCCTCTACCTCTGTGATTTCTACTTCGCCAACACCATCCCCTTCCTGGAGATCGTGAGTGAACAGGACAAACTGTCCGGGGAACGGAAACTGGTCGAACTGCTGGTGAACAAGTACAATGGAAAGGCCAGGCATTCCGACCTGATGAATATGTCCCACATGAAAAAGCGTGAGTTCAAGGAATGCGTGGAATCGCTTATCGAGCGGGAGGCCATTACAGTTGATACGCATACCGGCCCTAATAACAAAGTCGCCCGAATGTATGTTCTGAATGCCGATATCCGGCACTCTTGGGGGCAATCCGGGCAATAA